AAGTGAGTTTAATGAGTGTGAAATGCATTGAACAGTTCTGAGAAAGTAGCACGCGCTCAATACATGTTAGCTATTAATTATTATAATTGATGATGAGTGCTTTGATAGATTGTATAGTCAATTTTATAAGAAGAGCTATTATCTCAACCAGAGGGATCATGGAGCGCATCTCAGAGAAGGTGACGTTTGAGTCCATTCACGgagcgacttgacggcagtgggtttggtttggtttagggagaAAAAGAATTTAGCTAGGGAAAGGGGCTTGGGATGCTGGGCAGATGGTTCAACATGGGTAAAACTACCAAGGCAGCATCTCTTATGTCGCTTTGGACAACAGGAAGCAGCTCCTTATGACTGGATCAAAAGGTGCGTGGAGCAGTATGCTGGGACACCAGGCAAGAGCGCAAGGCATGGGTGCAAAGGCCAGAGCAAGAAAAGCTTTATCTATGAGGCCAAGGACTTCATTTAACTTTGAAGTGGTAGGGAGCCATAGAAAGATTAAAATAGAAGAGTATCAATCAGGTTTGTGTCTTACAAAGTTTATTCTATACCAGTGTGGTGGGTATGTTGGGGGGTGTCTTACACTGGGAAAAACcagtaaagaagcaaaaccagtaaagcgtataaatgtatatatagagagctttatatcaaggaaatggctcacgtggctgtagaggctggagtgTCCCAAGTCcctgagtcaggctggaggcttctgactcacctcggtgcaggagctggtgaacccaagatgggcaggtcagacagcagggctcttggtcacaggctgtgaagaccaactAATCCTAAAATCAtcaggcaagacggcaggtaaactgctagctcaagtcccaagaactggaggtcagaagaacaagagccagctgcaggatccagaacgagcaaaagcccacgagacttgccagaaagtctgcctatattgaatgcaggccacagcTGCAAAGAAACTCCTTTGGCTACATTAAACTTTTGACTGGTAATTATAAATTGTATTCTTGGtgagcccataaaaaaaaaaccaaaccaaacccagtgccgtcaagtcaattccaacgcatagcgaccctacaggacagagtagaactgccccatagagtttccaagaagtgcctggcagattcgaactgccgaccttttggttagcagccatagcatgagCCCATAGTAGATGTTTATTAAAGATTTTGTGAATCTTTTGTACATGGGGACAAGAAACAGACTTTGCATTTGCTAATATTGTATTTTCTTAAATTAGATGCTGATGGAAAGTTAAGTGTGAAATTTGGCGTTCTTTTCCGAGACGACAAATGTGCCAACCTCTTTGAAGCACTGGTGGGAACGCTCAAAGCTGCAAAACGAAGGAAGATTGTTACATACCCAGGAGAGTTACTTTTGCAAGGTGTTCATGATGATGTTGATATTGTATTGCTGCAAGATTAATGTGGTTTGCATATCTTTGTgtattgctattttctgtttctggTAAACTGGATTATTAAGTCAAAGAACAAACATGTAAGCATACTTAATGTATTTTTGTAGAACTTTATAAACAAAAGGAGACTCATATTTTGGAAGTCTGCTCTTTTGATATCTGGAAAGAAAATTTATGTATTACACTGTAAAATAAGCAAAACCTATTATTTTTCTCAGGAGTCTGGTTAGAAAACGTAGGcaatgaggcttttttttttttggtgggggagggttggggaagtGTTTGTTTCGTAAATCATTCTTGGACAACTTTATAGATATTTGCCATTCTGTGAAAGTAGAAAACAAACTCCACAAGGAATATTATAATGTATATGTAATAAAGCCATGTAACTATCTTAAAATTGCCTTATTTTGTCATTTAAGCATTTATGTGCCTCTTAGAATAGGTTTTGGCATCAAGATTAGATTACTGCAGTAAAAGTTATCTTAATTTGAATAAAAATTCTTGTAAACTACAGGATTAAAaaacaacagagatggatagaatTACGGTTAGAtcctaagaaatatttattttgatgcCTATTATGTGCTTACCCCTGAGTTAGGGGACATGTCAAAAAAAATATAACCTAAAAACTTCATTTtcgtattttaaattttattgttgtaAGATACATATAACAGGAAATTTGCCtttgtaaccatttttaagtgtacaatttagtgacatcaattatatTCACCATCTTGTGCACCTATCATCACTATCTATAGGTAAGAGTTTTTTTAATCACCCCAAGCAGAAACTCAATACACCTTAAGGAATAAATCCCCTTCCTCGACGCCCCTAGTTCCTGATAACCACttttgtttctatgcatttgcctatacTATTTCATATActtgaggtcatacagtatttgcccttttgtgtcttgACTTACTTTACTTAGCATGATTTCAAGGCTCATCCaagtggtagcatgtatcagaacttcatttctctttatgactgaataatatatactattttttgtttatccattcatctgttgatgaacacttggattatttccaccttttaactactgtgaataatgctgcagtgaactttGGTGTGCAAGTATATATTTGAGTCTCCGCTTTCAATTTATTtgagtatacacctaggagtagaattgctgggtcattctGCAGCCACaatagctctcttttggttactatttgcatggaatattttttccatcctttcactttcagacTGTATCTTTGTATCTAAAGTAggtttcttgtagacaacatatagttggatcatgatgtcttattcattctcccttttgattggagagtttaattcatttacatttaaagtaattgcTGATAAGGAAGGACTgctgccattttgctatttgttttctgtgtgtcatACCTTTTGTCCCTCATTTCCTCCAATACTGcctattttttttgtttagttgatttttttggTAGTGTACCATTTTGATTCTCTTCTTGTTTCCTTTTGcgtatatattttagatatattcTTCGTGGCTACCATGAGGATTATATTTAATATCCTAAATTAATAACAACTAGTTtaaattgataccaacttaactCCAATAACATACGAAAACTCTACTCCTATACCACTCCTTTTCTccctatatgttgttgttgtcacaaattacatcttcATACATTGTGTGCTCAATAACATACATTTATAATTACTTTTAATGCTTTTGGCTTTTAAATCATGTAGGTCATAGCAAGTAGAGTTACaatacaaaaatacataaaactggcTTTTGTATTTACACATCGAATTACTTTTACTgtagatctttttttctttatatggcTTTGAGTTACTGTTCAGTGTCCTTTTATTTCagcctttaacatttcttgtagggcAGATCTTGTGGTAACAAGctctctcagcttttgtttatccggaatgtcttaatttcactcagTTTTGAAGAATCATTTTTTGCCAGTTATAGAATTCTtgattgacagttcttttctttcagcactttaaatatatcatccctCTGCATTCTGGTttccatggtttctgaggagaacttggcacttaatcttattgaggatcctTTTAATGTGatgatttgcttttcttttgcttctttcaAGATTATTtcttagtctttggttttctgtagtttgattataatgtgtcttattGTCAAGGATCTTTTTGGGTTTATCCttcttggagtttgttgagcttcttggatgtataaattcatgtctttcatcaaatttgggaaattttcaaccattatttcatcaaatatc
This is a stretch of genomic DNA from Elephas maximus indicus isolate mEleMax1 chromosome 1, mEleMax1 primary haplotype, whole genome shotgun sequence. It encodes these proteins:
- the ABRACL gene encoding costars family protein ABRACL; translated protein: MNVDHEVNLLVEEIHRLGSKNADGKLSVKFGVLFRDDKCANLFEALVGTLKAAKRRKIVTYPGELLLQGVHDDVDIVLLQD